TCCTAAGCAGCCGCGACGCCGTGCGGAAGAACGGGTCCATCGGGCTGCCGGTGCACACCGTTCAACTGCGCATCGTGGACGACACCGGCCAGGATGTGTCACCGGGACAGGTGGGCGAGCTGGTGGTCCGCGGGCCCAACGTGTGCGCTGGGTACTGGAACAACGCCGAAGCCACCCGCGAAGCCTTCCGTGACAGCTGGTTCCATACGGGCGACCTGGCCCGCCAGGACGACGAGGGCTTTTATTACATCGTCGACCGGAAGAAGGACATGCTGATCTCCGGTGGCGAGAACGTCTACCCCGTCGAGGTCGAACAAGTGCTGGTCCAGCACCCCAAGGTCCTGGAGGTGGCGGTGACCGGCGCCCCCGACGAGCGTTGGGGTGAAGTGCCGGCAGCCTTCGTGGTTCCCAAGCCCGGAGAAACAGTCACCCTGGATGAGCTGGTCGCCTTCTGCGAAGGGAAGCTGGCCCGTTTCAAGATCCCCAAGCAGCTGCATGTGGTGGACCAGTTGCCCCGCAACGCTACGGGGAAGGTCCTGAAGCACGTTTTGCGCGCCCGGGTGGCCGGTTCATGACCGGCCACCCGGCGGGTTAGCGGGGGCGGTCGACGGCTGAGGCGCCGCTCGAAGATGCAGCAATTTCCCCGTATGCTGCCGTATCCGCCTGGGTATCTGCCTGGGTAGGAATACCCTGGGATAAACCGATCTGCTGGGCGATCTCAGCGCTGACCTCGTCTAGATTCCAGCGCCTCCGTACCGGAATCCTTAGCAAGGGTAGGCCGCCTGCCCGGCAGATCTCGTTTACCAGTTGATCCCGCTGGCGGCGGCGAGACTGGCCATGCGACGAGTCATCGAGCTCGATCGCCAGCAACGGTGCCCAGGATCCCGGATCGACCAGGACAAAGTCGACATGCTTGTTGCTGATACGGCCGAAGGCCTGCCACCAATCTTTCCCCGAGGCCTGGATGGTGAACAGGTCGGCAAATCGCACCTTGGATAGCACCCTATAACGATCCCCCACGACCTGGTCCAGCACCTGGGCAAACTGCTTTTCCGCAGGCGTGAGCAACGAGGCCACCCTTTGAAAGGGTAGCTTGCGGACTGGGGTCCCCTCCCGCAGCCGCAACAAGACCAACATCGCCACAACAAGGCCACAACAAGCATAATGGCCAAGATAAGCCAGCCGTTCACCGTCCTGCCCCCTTGGATCAGGATCCCGCCGTCCCAAGCTGCAGCTCCTTACGCGAGCTCCGGTTCGCCCCAGAGGCAATCCCAGCCCCACCAGCTCCCCACCGGATGGCCGGATTGTCATACGCCCACGCCGGATACTCCTCCGCCAGGAGGAACCGCCGCGCGTAATGACCGGCGAGGGCAATGTACCGTTGCCCGGCCGGGGAGCCGGCCCCCAGCTGGTGGCCCAGGTGGCAAAGCAGGGCGACCTGGGCCGCGTCGGCCAACTGGACCGTTACGTCCTTGGCATACTACTGGGCTTCTTCCGGCCGGCGGCAGGCCGCCTCCGCCAGCCGGGTCAGGGTCTGCTCGATGACCTGGCGGGCATGCCGGACCTCTGGGGTGCCGGGTTCGTCCAGCATGGGGATGAACTCCGCCAGAAAGGCCTCGTGGGCCCTTTTCTTGACCATGGCCTCCAGCAGACCCAGGGCCTGAATGTTGCCCGGAGGACCTCCAGTAGATACCCTCCTCCGGCTTGCCCACCAGGTAAGCCTCGCTGCCTCGAAAATCCACCTCCCCCGGGGGCCCGAGCGGGTGGCGTTCTTATCCTTACAGCCGCCGCACGAAGTAGTTCAGCTCTCCTGCATGGTGACGACTGGGAACAAGAACGAGAGCCAGCCCCAACTCCTCCTACCACTGGGCCAGCTGGGAAGCAGGCCAGGACGTGCCGCAGACCGGGGTCTACGTCCCAGTGATTCAGGCCGTAGGCGTAGGATTGGTACCGCACCCTGAGTCCCCTCGCGGCCAGCCGGTGGCCTTGCCCGGTGGGCCGTGAAGCCCCTGGGACCGGCCGGTGGCACGGCCGGCTTCGTTGTCGCTCCCTTCCACGTCCTTACGGGACTTCCTTTCACGGCCCGGCCGGGAGTGCCACAGCATGCCGGCCGGAGACCGGGGGCCTGCTACGGGGCCTGCTACGGGGCCGAGCTGAAGGAAGCGAACGGGGGAAGCCGGGGCAGAAGCCCAATTTGGCTTCAACCGGCCGGCGGTCCTGGGCCGCTGGCCATGCGAAATATTCCCGAATATTTCAGAAGATTCCCCGAAATATTCAGAAGTCTTTTTTATTAATACGCCAGGCGGCGGCCGCTGGAAATTATTTTATATATTCTTCGAATTTTATTTCTTGACAAATGCCCTCCTACGTGAACACTGCGCCAACGCCAGTATTGACATCGACCCAATGTGTGTGGTAAAATAA
This is a stretch of genomic DNA from Thermaerobacter sp. PB12/4term. It encodes these proteins:
- a CDS encoding DUF2726 domain-containing protein, whose amino-acid sequence is MLVLLRLREGTPVRKLPFQRVASLLTPAEKQFAQVLDQVVGDRYRVLSKVRFADLFTIQASGKDWWQAFGRISNKHVDFVLVDPGSWAPLLAIELDDSSHGQSRRRQRDQLVNEICRAGGLPLLRIPVRRRWNLDEVSAEIAQQIGLSQGIPTQADTQADTAAYGEIAASSSGASAVDRPR